One bacterium genomic region harbors:
- a CDS encoding DUF1559 domain-containing protein, with protein MSRRGFTLIELLVVIAIIAILAAILFPVFARAREKARQVSCLSNLRQLTTAANAYANDWDEMFCTTAYRGYTWYADFLQPYIRNTQILICPTSKRTYGYSVYVGGVLVCTTSLAVFTKPAETVIHADSYSYCMLPTSHRNPAGNPLGSAYGFFPAACPWRSPSAPHHDGGNFAFVDGHAKHLKPIMDNYRPGLAACPDSPTPDYRGFEEVSRDIWLIAK; from the coding sequence ATGTCCCGACGAGGCTTCACGCTCATCGAGCTTCTGGTGGTCATCGCGATCATCGCCATCCTGGCGGCGATCCTCTTTCCGGTCTTTGCCAGGGCCCGCGAGAAGGCGCGTCAGGTGTCGTGCCTGAGCAATCTACGACAGCTCACCACCGCGGCGAATGCGTACGCGAACGATTGGGACGAGATGTTCTGCACGACCGCGTATCGGGGCTATACCTGGTACGCCGACTTCCTGCAACCCTACATCAGGAACACGCAGATTCTCATCTGCCCCACGAGCAAGCGGACCTACGGCTACAGCGTATACGTCGGCGGAGTATTGGTTTGCACGACGTCCCTCGCGGTCTTCACCAAGCCCGCTGAGACAGTGATCCATGCCGACTCCTACAGCTACTGCATGTTGCCGACCTCGCATCGCAACCCGGCCGGCAATCCGCTGGGCAGCGCCTATGGTTTCTTCCCCGCGGCATGCCCCTGGCGCAGCCCCAGCGCTCCGCACCATGACGGCGGCAACTTCGCCTTCGTGGACGGCCATGCCAAGCACCTGAAGCCGATCATGGACAACTACCGGCCCGGCCTGGCCGCCTGTCCTGACTCGCCCACGCCCGACTATCGCGGCTTCGAGGAAGTCAGCCGAGACATCTGGCTGATCGCGAAGTAA
- a CDS encoding FAD-binding protein, with translation MSGPDELRLQTDVLVLGTGGAGLRAALAARQAGAKVLVVSKMQAEDPNCTAAAWGGTTYATPAHETELFRQVVHTGGFLSNQRLVEAFVRGVPESVADLVDCEVPLDILDHADTEGRLGVARVRGGNGPRGFGMVRPLRRRAMEAGVGFVDELMIASLLVRDGRVTGALGVQLRDGTPVVIAAKAVIIACGGGACLFERTDNPPGTTGDGIALAYHAGADLVDMELISFQFPTRRIAEAFAAPGVPVESLLSAGAAHYFLGGIAIDDRCQTGLAGLFGAGETTGGLFGAARLGGAAVADVLVFGAIAGREAAAHAAATEACEPDKAQVREGRARVAALLTGEGPTAEEVTARLHALMWRYCGAIKSRGALEIGLRELERLETLRPTLRVGSPAELRGGLECLNLLTLARPILLASLMREETRGCFWRHDFPEPRNDAWLRNIHWRLEEGQDRSWITPAVMTRLTTPAPAPVGAGCFPYLPMDETP, from the coding sequence ATGAGCGGTCCAGACGAGTTGCGGTTGCAGACTGACGTGCTGGTGTTGGGGACCGGGGGGGCGGGGCTGCGCGCCGCCCTGGCGGCACGGCAGGCCGGGGCTAAGGTGCTGGTCGTGTCCAAGATGCAGGCCGAGGACCCCAACTGCACTGCGGCGGCGTGGGGCGGCACGACCTACGCCACGCCTGCCCACGAGACGGAGTTGTTCCGCCAGGTCGTCCACACCGGGGGCTTCCTGAGCAACCAACGCCTCGTCGAGGCCTTCGTGCGCGGCGTGCCCGAGAGCGTCGCCGATCTGGTGGACTGCGAGGTGCCGCTGGACATCCTCGACCACGCCGACACCGAGGGGCGCCTCGGGGTGGCGCGGGTACGGGGCGGGAACGGGCCGCGGGGCTTCGGCATGGTGCGGCCGCTGCGCCGCCGGGCCATGGAGGCGGGTGTGGGATTCGTGGACGAGCTGATGATCGCGTCCCTGCTGGTCCGCGACGGGCGCGTGACCGGGGCACTGGGGGTGCAACTGCGCGACGGCACACCGGTGGTCATCGCTGCGAAGGCGGTCATCATCGCCTGCGGCGGCGGCGCTTGCCTGTTTGAGCGCACCGACAACCCGCCCGGCACGACGGGTGACGGCATCGCCCTGGCCTACCATGCGGGCGCGGACCTGGTGGACATGGAACTCATCAGCTTCCAGTTCCCGACCAGGCGCATCGCCGAGGCGTTCGCCGCGCCGGGGGTGCCAGTCGAGTCACTGCTCTCGGCCGGAGCGGCGCACTACTTCCTGGGAGGCATCGCCATAGACGACCGCTGCCAGACCGGCCTGGCCGGGCTCTTTGGCGCCGGGGAGACGACGGGCGGACTCTTCGGGGCTGCCCGGCTGGGGGGGGCGGCCGTGGCGGACGTGCTCGTCTTCGGGGCCATCGCCGGGCGCGAGGCCGCGGCCCATGCGGCGGCGACGGAAGCCTGCGAGCCCGACAAGGCGCAGGTGCGCGAGGGCCGGGCTCGCGTGGCGGCGCTGCTGACGGGCGAGGGGCCGACGGCCGAGGAGGTCACGGCCCGGCTGCACGCCCTCATGTGGCGGTACTGCGGGGCGATCAAGTCACGCGGCGCGTTGGAGATCGGCCTGCGCGAGCTGGAGCGACTCGAAACGCTGCGACCGACGCTGCGGGTGGGCTCGCCGGCGGAGCTGCGCGGCGGGCTGGAGTGCCTGAACCTGCTGACGCTCGCCCGCCCCATCCTCCTCGCCTCACTCATGCGCGAGGAGACGCGGGGGTGCTTCTGGCGTCACGACTTCCCCGAGCCGCGCAATGACGCGTGGCTCCGCAACATCCACTGGCGGCTGGAGGAGGGGCAGGACCGCTCCTGGATCACGCCGGCGGTGATGACGCGGCTGACCACGCCCGCCCCGGCGCCGGTCGGCGCGGGCTGCTTCCCGTACCTGCCCATGGATGAGACGCCCTGA
- a CDS encoding right-handed parallel beta-helix repeat-containing protein — MLRVRRVAMAAAVGLLLMSVCGAAPVALHVAVNGNDQATGTQKAPFRTLTRARDAIRALKRGRKLPVEGARVLVHAGTYRLTAPLALGPEDSGTARGPILYAAAPGAQPVLSAGRVITGLRRNADGSWGTTIPQAAGHKWVFRELYVNGRRYIPARSPNEGQYYIVRGVPPEGSTGPAGASRDRFVFRGEDLKPWPNLSDVEVRLTFSWNTGTFPLKSVDPQTHLATLGGPAVWELPKPGWATCPYLVMNHPGACDAPGEWQLNRETGELKIIPFAGEDLGKAEVVAPTCERLIAAQGSYDGNRFVEYVRFEGLSFQHAGWDLPPTGFSFPQAASGLGAALDFQAARYCAVVGCEVVHVDRYGIAFDRDSSYNTVQRCHLHDLGGGGVRIGTTDRPSPFERVAHHNLVDNNFIHDGGHTNPGATGIYMAYGANNTFSHNEVCDLRYTGISVGWTWDLVYSGTRENIVEYNHVHHVMRTLEDGGGIYSLGLTPGSVIRHNVVHDVGTPPARIGHGIYIDGGSSGLLCENNVCYDCGHGGIRIQHGTSCITVLNNISAFNGWGLGIDSERTNIFENNIVLLDGAGTPFYDIPEWQTYNKIIDYNLYWRPDGQPIKFLGFTWDEWRKKEGINDIWYQPVMDRHSRIADPLFVDAARRDFRLQPKSPALAMGFRPIDTSTVGLYGDAAWKALPGQTAMSDLSPNERHLRSMLPEDNFDDAQPGQKPAYASVVEDVKGGAYVEVSDKRALSKPYSLRFVDAPGLTYYMPHIYYSPHLTGDVKLQLDFDLYREPGAMLWSEWRNTASYAKLGPSLWVEKDGRLLLNEKKPTEVRLPDSQWVHFTITDGLGKCADAKWSMKITDQAGKVLFEGQDLACGPEFNRLEWLGFVSNSLEACELYLDNVVMRQIEP; from the coding sequence ATGCTGCGCGTACGCCGCGTCGCGATGGCCGCTGCTGTCGGCCTGCTGCTCATGTCTGTCTGTGGCGCCGCCCCGGTGGCGCTGCACGTAGCCGTCAATGGCAACGACCAGGCCACGGGCACGCAGAAGGCGCCCTTCCGGACGCTGACCCGCGCCCGTGACGCCATCCGGGCGCTCAAGCGCGGCAGAAAGCTGCCGGTCGAGGGTGCGCGCGTCCTCGTCCACGCGGGGACATACCGGCTGACCGCGCCGCTGGCGCTGGGACCGGAGGACTCCGGGACCGCCCGTGGTCCGATCTTGTACGCCGCGGCGCCCGGCGCGCAGCCGGTGCTGTCGGCCGGTCGCGTCATCACGGGGCTGCGCCGGAACGCTGACGGTTCGTGGGGCACGACCATCCCGCAGGCGGCGGGGCACAAGTGGGTCTTCCGCGAGCTCTACGTCAATGGCAGGCGCTACATCCCGGCACGCTCGCCCAACGAGGGCCAGTACTACATCGTCCGTGGCGTGCCGCCTGAGGGAAGCACCGGCCCGGCTGGCGCCTCGCGCGACCGCTTCGTCTTCCGGGGCGAGGACCTCAAGCCCTGGCCCAACCTGTCGGATGTCGAGGTGCGCCTCACCTTCAGTTGGAACACCGGCACCTTCCCGCTCAAGAGCGTGGACCCGCAGACCCACCTGGCGACCCTGGGCGGCCCGGCCGTCTGGGAGCTGCCCAAGCCCGGCTGGGCGACCTGCCCGTACCTCGTGATGAACCACCCCGGCGCCTGCGATGCCCCCGGCGAATGGCAGCTCAATCGCGAGACCGGCGAGCTGAAGATCATCCCCTTCGCCGGCGAGGACCTCGGCAAGGCCGAGGTGGTGGCGCCGACGTGCGAGCGTCTCATTGCCGCGCAGGGCTCGTATGACGGCAACCGCTTCGTCGAGTACGTGCGCTTCGAGGGCCTGTCGTTCCAGCACGCGGGGTGGGACTTGCCGCCTACGGGCTTCTCCTTCCCGCAGGCCGCGAGCGGCCTCGGGGCGGCCCTGGACTTCCAGGCCGCGCGCTACTGCGCCGTCGTCGGCTGTGAGGTCGTCCACGTGGACCGCTACGGCATCGCCTTCGACCGCGACAGCTCGTACAACACGGTCCAGCGGTGCCATCTGCACGACCTGGGCGGGGGCGGGGTGCGCATCGGCACCACCGATCGCCCGTCGCCCTTCGAGCGTGTCGCCCACCACAACCTCGTGGACAACAACTTCATCCACGACGGCGGGCACACGAACCCCGGCGCGACCGGCATCTACATGGCGTACGGGGCCAACAACACGTTCTCACACAACGAGGTCTGCGATCTGCGCTATACCGGCATCTCGGTGGGCTGGACGTGGGACCTCGTGTACTCGGGCACGCGCGAGAACATCGTCGAGTACAACCACGTGCACCATGTCATGCGGACCCTGGAGGACGGGGGCGGCATCTACAGCCTGGGCCTGACCCCGGGTTCGGTGATCCGCCACAACGTCGTGCACGATGTGGGCACCCCGCCCGCCCGCATCGGCCACGGCATCTACATTGACGGCGGCAGCTCGGGCCTGCTGTGCGAGAACAACGTCTGCTACGACTGCGGCCACGGGGGCATCCGCATCCAGCATGGCACCTCCTGCATCACGGTGCTCAACAACATCTCGGCCTTCAATGGCTGGGGCCTGGGCATTGACTCCGAGCGCACGAACATCTTCGAGAACAACATCGTCCTGCTCGACGGCGCCGGCACGCCGTTCTACGACATTCCCGAGTGGCAGACCTACAACAAGATCATTGACTACAACCTCTACTGGCGGCCGGACGGCCAGCCGATCAAGTTCCTGGGCTTCACCTGGGATGAGTGGCGCAAGAAGGAGGGCATCAACGACATCTGGTACCAGCCGGTGATGGACCGCCATTCGCGGATCGCCGACCCGCTCTTCGTGGATGCCGCCAGGCGCGACTTCCGCCTGCAGCCCAAGTCGCCGGCCCTGGCAATGGGCTTCCGGCCCATTGACACGAGCACGGTGGGGCTCTATGGCGACGCAGCCTGGAAGGCCCTGCCGGGCCAGACGGCGATGTCGGACCTGTCGCCCAACGAGCGCCACCTGCGCTCGATGCTGCCCGAGGACAACTTCGATGACGCCCAGCCGGGCCAGAAGCCGGCCTATGCGTCGGTGGTCGAGGACGTCAAGGGCGGGGCCTACGTGGAGGTCAGCGACAAGCGGGCGCTGTCCAAGCCCTACAGCCTGCGCTTCGTGGACGCGCCGGGCCTGACGTACTACATGCCGCACATCTACTACAGCCCCCACCTGACGGGCGATGTGAAGCTGCAACTGGACTTCGACCTGTACCGCGAGCCGGGCGCGATGCTGTGGAGCGAATGGCGCAACACGGCCTCATACGCCAAGCTGGGGCCGTCGCTGTGGGTCGAGAAGGATGGCCGACTGCTCCTCAACGAGAAGAAGCCGACGGAAGTCCGCCTGCCCGACAGCCAGTGGGTGCACTTCACGATCACCGACGGGCTCGGCAAGTGCGCCGACGCCAAGTGGAGCATGAAGATCACCGATCAGGCGGGCAAGGTGCTGTTCGAGGGCCAGGACCTGGCCTGCGGCCCGGAGTTCAACCGACTCGAGTGGCTGGGCTTCGTGAGCAACAGCCTGGAGGCATGCGAACTGTACTTGGACAACGTGGTGATGCGCCAGATAGAGCCCTGA